In the genome of Bordetella avium, the window CTTGGGCCAGAAAGCCGCACCGATCGTGGCCACGCCCTCGGCAAGCTTATCGACAAAAAAGGAGCGCGGGCTGGCATGACCACGGGCTGCGGATTCGACGGCCTTTTTCAGTTCGCCATCCACATTGGGATAATCGAGCACCGCCTTGGGATGAATCCCGATATTGTTGTTGATGATGAACTCGAGACGGGCAAGACCGACGCCAGAGTTCGGAATCTGCGCGAAGTCGAAGGCAAGCTGGGGATTGCCCACATTCATCATGATCTTCAGATCGATAGGAGGCATCGCGCCGCGGCGCACTTCTTCGACTTCCGTTTCGATCAGGCCGTCGTAAATGCGGCCTTCATCGCCTTCGGCGCAAGACACGGTAACCGGCTGGCCTTCCTTAAGGATATCCGTCGCATCGCCGCAACCGACAACCGCCGGAATACCCAATTCGCGCGCAATGATGGCTGCGTGGCAGGTGCGGCCGCCACGGTTGGTGACGATAGCCGAGGCGCGCTTCATGACCGGCTCCCAGTTAGGGTCGGTCATGTCGGTGACCAGCACATCGCCCGGCTGAACCTTGTCCATCTCGGAGACGTCAGCGACGATGCGCACGGGGCCTGCGCCGATCTTCTGGCCGATAGCGCGGCCGGTGGTGATGACGCGGCCGGTCGCCTTCAGGCGATAGCGCTGCTGCACATCGTTGTCGACCTGCTGCGATTTCACCGTCTCGGGGCGGGCTTGCAGAATGTAGATCTTGCCATCCACGCCATCACGGCCCCACTCGATGTCCATCGGGCGCTGGTAGTGCTTTTCGATGATGACGGCGTAACGGGCGAGTTCGATGATCTCATCATCGGTCAGGGAATAGCGGTTGCGCTCGGAGACGGGCACGTCCACGGTACGCACGGCGCGGCCTTCGGTGCGCTCGGGGTCGAACTCCATCTTGATCAGTTTGGAGCCGATACGGCGGCTGAGAATGGGATAGTGCCCTGCGTCCAGCGCGTGCTTGAACACGTAGAATTCGTCAGGGTTGACGGCGCCCTGCACCACGGTCTCACCCAGGCCATAAGAGGAAGTGATGAAGACCACTTCTTCGAAGCCCGATTCGGTGTCAATGGTGAACATCACGCCCGCGCTGCCTTTATCGGAGCGCACCATGCGCTGCACGCCGGCAGACAGGGCGACTTCGGCGTGGGCATAGCCCTTGTGCACGCGATAGGAAATGGCGCGGTCGTTGTAGAGCGAGGCGAAGACGTGGCGGATCTTGTCCAGCACATCGTCGATGCCCACCACATTCAGGAAAGTTTCCTGTTGGCCCGCGAAAGAGGCGTCTGGCAGGTCTTCGGCGGTAGCGGAAGAGCGCACGGCAAACGAGCCCTTGCCGTCAGCGTCCAGCTTGGCGAAGGATTCGCGGATGGATTTTTCGAACTCGGGCGAAAATGGCGCCTCGACGATCCATTGACGGATCTCGGCGCCGGCAACGGCCAGTTCACGCACGTCTTCAGGGTTGAGCGTACTCAGGCGATCTGCGATACGCTTGTCCAGGCCCGATGCGGTCAAAAAGTCACGGAAGGCCTGGGCGGTCGTGGCGAAGCCGCCCGGCACACGGACACCCGCGCCAGACAACTGACTGATCATTTCGCCCAACGATGCGTTCTTGCCTCCTACCGAGTCCACATCCGACATGCGGAGCTGCTCGAAACTAACGACATACGACATTGAAGTCACCTTTTACAATGGAAATAAAGCGAGTTTGGTCAGGACAGAATCTGCACTGGCCAAACTGGCCTTGACGCCCTTGGGGTGACTTTTCAGCGGTCTGATTGTACCCGCTAGGGTCCGCCCTGGCCTTTCACTGCTTGGAATTTTTTACATATATGAGCGCAAGTTCGATAGCCCGCACTGTTTACATCGTCTCTGATAGCACCGGCATCACCGCGGAAACTTTCAGCCAATCCGTACTTTCGCAATTCGATCAGGTCGATTTCAAACCGATTCGGCTACCTTTTATCGACACCTTGCAAAAGGCTGAGGAAACGGCCGAGCGCATCAATAAGAATGCCGCTGACACCGGCGTGCCGCCGATTGTATTCAGCACGCTGGTCAACCCCGAGATTCTCGCGCGCGTGCGCCAGGCCAATGGCGTTTTTCTGGACTTGTTCGGCACCTTCGTGAGCCATATCGAGCAGGCGCTGGGCTTGAAGTCCAGCCCTTCGATCGGGCGTTCGCATATGCAGGCAGATTCCGAGAAATACCGCAACCGGATCGACGCCATCAACTTCAGTCTGGCGCACGATGATGGCCAGTTCGTGAATCAGCTCGATCAGGCTGATGTGATTCTGGTGGGCG includes:
- the ppsR gene encoding posphoenolpyruvate synthetase regulatory kinase/phosphorylase PpsR translates to MSASSIARTVYIVSDSTGITAETFSQSVLSQFDQVDFKPIRLPFIDTLQKAEETAERINKNAADTGVPPIVFSTLVNPEILARVRQANGVFLDLFGTFVSHIEQALGLKSSPSIGRSHMQADSEKYRNRIDAINFSLAHDDGQFVNQLDQADVILVGVSRCGKTPTSLYLAMQYAIKAANFPLTPDDFERSSLPKTIAPYRDKLFGLSIQPERLSEVRNERRPNSRYATIEQCRYEVAEAERMMRRAGISWLSTTTKSIEEIATTVLQEVGLGR
- the ppsA gene encoding phosphoenolpyruvate synthase yields the protein MSYVVSFEQLRMSDVDSVGGKNASLGEMISQLSGAGVRVPGGFATTAQAFRDFLTASGLDKRIADRLSTLNPEDVRELAVAGAEIRQWIVEAPFSPEFEKSIRESFAKLDADGKGSFAVRSSATAEDLPDASFAGQQETFLNVVGIDDVLDKIRHVFASLYNDRAISYRVHKGYAHAEVALSAGVQRMVRSDKGSAGVMFTIDTESGFEEVVFITSSYGLGETVVQGAVNPDEFYVFKHALDAGHYPILSRRIGSKLIKMEFDPERTEGRAVRTVDVPVSERNRYSLTDDEIIELARYAVIIEKHYQRPMDIEWGRDGVDGKIYILQARPETVKSQQVDNDVQQRYRLKATGRVITTGRAIGQKIGAGPVRIVADVSEMDKVQPGDVLVTDMTDPNWEPVMKRASAIVTNRGGRTCHAAIIARELGIPAVVGCGDATDILKEGQPVTVSCAEGDEGRIYDGLIETEVEEVRRGAMPPIDLKIMMNVGNPQLAFDFAQIPNSGVGLARLEFIINNNIGIHPKAVLDYPNVDGELKKAVESAARGHASPRSFFVDKLAEGVATIGAAFWPKSVIVRMSDFKSNEYRKLVGGSRYEPEEENPMLGFRGASRYISEDFAECFRMECEALKKVRDEMGLTNVEIMVPFVRTVGQARKVVELLAANGLKRGENGLRLIMMCEVPSNAILAEQFLEYFDGFSIGSNDMTQLTLGLDRDSGMELLAADFDERDDAVKFMLSRAIQACLSANKYVGICGQGPSDHPDFAQWLKDEGILSMSLNPDTVVDTWQRLAKG